Within Massilia endophytica, the genomic segment GAAGAGCTGGTGTTCCGCGCTATCCTGTTCCGCATCGCCGAACAATATTGGGGCCTGCGCACGGCCGTCATATCCAACGTGCTGCTCTTCGCCCTGGCCCACGTGCCGAACGAGCATGTGACCGTGCTGGCCATCGTCGCCACGGCGGTGGCGGGTGCGGGGCTGCTGGCCGTTTATCTCGTCACGCGGCGCGTGTGGATCGCCATCGGCATGCACTTCGCGTGGAACTATCTGTTCGATGCCTTCCTGACCGTGCCGGTGTCGGGCCATCCTGCACGCGGCTGGATACAGGTAGTCCCTGCCGGTCCCGAATGGCTGAGCGGCGGCGCCTATGGCGTGGAAGGTTCGCTGGTGACGGTACTGGCCTGGGGCGCGGCGGCTTACGTGCTAGGCCGCGTGGCGCGCCAGCGCCCACAGAACGTGCTCGCGCACTAGCTCAGAAGGATGCCCGCGGCGCGCCTCCAGCGCCGCGACAATCGCCGCATCGCCGCGCGCGCCAAGCGCGGCGGCATTCCCCAGCCCCACCGCAAGATTGCGCAGCCAGCGCTCATGGCCGATGCGCCGGATCGGGCTTCCCTCCATGCGGCGGTTGAACTCCTCCTCGCTCCAGCCGAACAGCTCCACCATGCCCGCCGTGCCAAGGCCATGGCGCTCGTCGAAATCCGGCAGGGTGGCGCGCTGGGCGAACTTGTTCCAGGGGCAGGCGGTCTGGCAATCGTCGCAGCCGTAGACCCGGTTCCCGATCAGTGGCCGCAGCTCCTCCGGTATCGCGCCTTTGAGCTCGATGGTGAGATAGGAGATGCAGCGCCGCGCATCCAGCCTGCCCGGGCCCAGAATGGCCTGGGTAGGGCAGACATCAATGCAGGCGGAGCACTGGCCGCAGTGCGCTTCCGTGGATTCGTCCACCGGCAGCGGCAGGTCAACGAGAATCTCGCCCATGAAGAACATGGACCCGGCGCTGCGGTTGATGAGCAGCGTGTGCTTGCCGCGCCAGCCCAGCCCCGATTTTTCGGCCAGCGGCAGCTCCATCACCGGCGCGGAATCCGTGAACACGCGGTAGCCGAATTCGCCCGTGGCGGCGCGGATGCGGTCCGCCAGCTGCTGCAGGCGGGCGCGCAGCACCTTGTGGTAGTCGCGGCCCCGTGCGTAGACGGAGATCACGGCGGCCGAGGGATCGGCCAGGCGCGCGCGTTCGCGTTCGCGCCAATCCTCGTCCAGCGATGCGGGCAGATAGTTCATGCGCGCCGTGATGACGCGCACCGTGCCCGGCACCAGCTCGGCGGGCCGCGCGCGCTTCATGCCGTGGCTTGCCATATAATCCATCTCGCCGTGCATGCCCGCGTCGAGCCAGGCCTGCAGGCCCGCTTCGGCGGCCGACAGGTCGATATCCGCGATCCGCACTTCCGCAAAGCCGAGTTCTCGCCCCCATGCCTTGATGGCATCGGCAAGTTCGGCAAGCTGGGAGGTGGAGAGGGACATCGGCACGGCATCAACAGGATTCAGGCAGCCATTTTATTCGATGCAGCACTTCACAGCCCACCTTCGCGACGAACAGGCCACCAGCGCACTGGGCGCCGCCCTCGCCCGCGCGCTTGCGCCCGGCCTCGTCATCTACCTGCACGGGGACCTCGGCGCGGGCAAGACCGCCCTCACCCGCGCACTGATCCAGGCCGCGGGACATCGCGGCAATGTCAAAAGCCCAACCTATACGCTCTCCGAACCCTACCGCGTGCAGCTGGAGGGGACAGCCGTGGACATCATCCACTACGACCTGTACCGCATGAGCAGCCCGGAGGAGTTCCTGGACGCGGGCTTCCGCGAGGATTTCAATGGTCACAACATCTGCATCGTGGAATGGCCGCAAAAGGGAGAACCGGTGCTGCCGAAGGCCGATATCGACATTTTCCTGACGATTTCGGGCGCGGGACGTGATGTAGAATTGCATGCGTCCTCAGCTATAGGTCAGTCATGCCTGCAACGCCTCCAATTCCAGCCGAACCCATAGCCCGCCGCCGCCGCACCGTGCTCAAGGCGGGCGGCACGCTGCTGCTTTCCGTCTTCGCGCCGCTGCCTGCGCGCGCCGCCCAGATCCTTGCCGTGCGCGTCTGGCCCGCCGAGGATTACACCCGCGTCACGCTGGAAAACGATTCGGACCTGAAGGCCACCCACTTCATCGTGAAGGACCCGGAGCGCCTGGTGGTGGACATCGAAGGCCTGGAGCTCAATCCCACGCTGAAAACGCTGGTTGCCAAGATCCAGTCCAACGACCCCTACATCCAGCAGGTGCGCGTGGGGCAGAACCGCCCGAACGTGGTGCGCCTCGTGTTCGACCTGAAGGCGGAGATCAAGCCGCAGGTGTTCACGCTGCCGCCGGTAGGCGTGTACAAGCACCGCCTGATCTTCGACCTCTATCCGGTGCAGGAGATCGACCCCATCGCGGCCATGATCGAAAAGGGCGAATGGTCGAAGGACGGCACGCCCGTGGGCCAGGAGCCCGCGCCGAAAGACGTGCTGCCCCTGCCGGACAACAAGATCGCCTCGCCCGGCGTGCCGTCCGAAGCGGCGCCGCGTCCGGATATTCCGCAGAAGACTGAACCCAAGGTTCCGGCCCGCAAGCTCACGCGCATGCTGACCATTGCGCTGGACCCCGGCCATGGCGGCGAGGACCCGGGCGCCATCGGCGCGCGGGGCAGCCGCGAGAAGGACATCGTGCTGGCCATTGCCAAGCGCCTGAAGTTCAAGATTGAAGAGCACCCGAACATGCGCGTGATGCTCACGCGCGACGGCGACTTCTTCGTGCCCCTCCCCCAGCGCGTGGAGAAGGCGCGCAAGGTGGACGCGGACCTTTTCGTGTCCATCCACGCGGACGCCTTCGTGCAGCCCAGCGCGCGCGGCGCCTCCGTCTTCGTGCTGTCCGAGAAGGGCGCCAGCTCCTCCGCCGCGCGCTGGCTGGCGAACAAGGAGAACACGGCCGACCTGATCGGCGGCGCCAATACCCGGGCTGCCGACAAGCACTTGGCCAGCGTGCTGTTCGACCTTTCCACCACCGCCCAGATCAACGACAGCCTGAAAGTGGGCAAGGCCGTGCTGACGGAAATCGGCGGCATCGCCAAGCTGCACAAGGGCTCCGTCGAACAGGCGGGCTTCGTGGTGCTGAAGGCGCCCGATATTCCGTCCATCCTGGTCGAAACGGCCTTTATTTCGAACCCGGAAGAAGAGGCGCGCCTGCTGGACAACGGCTACCAGGACCAGATTGCGGACGCCATCGTGAAAGGCATCCGCCGCTACTTCGCCAAGAACCCGCCGCTGGCCAAGAACCGCCTGACATAACAAGGAAAGACGCATGAACGAAATGCTCGCCGTGGGCGAACTGCCCGCCGTCCGCATCGCATCGGCAGACGGCGCCGAAGCCACCATCGCCCTCTATGGCGCCCACCTCGTGTCGTGGAAGTCCGCGGACGGGAAGGAGCGCCTGTTCATGAGCCGCCAGTCGCCGCTGGACGGCAGCGCCGCCATCCGTGGCGGCGTGCCCGTGATCTTCCCCCAGTTCTCCACGCGCGGCACGGGCCAGCGCCATGGCGTGGCACGCCTTTCCACCTGGACGCTGGCCGCCATCGGCAGCGCGGACAACGGCGACGCCTGGGCCGAATTCGCACTGACGGAAGCGAACGTGCCGCCCGCGCTGGCACAGGGCTGGCCGCACAAGTTCGCCCTGCTGCTGCGCTTCACCCTGCGCGGCAACGCCATCGAGATGCGCTTCAACGTGCGCAACACGGATACGGAGGACTGGGACTTCGCCTGCGCCCTGCACACCTACTACGCCGTGAAGGCCTTCACGGAAAGCGCGCTGGAAGGCCTGCCTGACGGCCGCATCGCCTTCGGCCCGAAGCTGGACAACATCTACGCCGCGCCCCCGGAACTCACCCTGCACACGGGCGCGAACGGCCTGCGCCTGCAGCAGCAGGGCTTTACGGAATTCGTGGTGTGGAATCCGGGCGCGGAAGGCGCCGCGGCATTGGCGGACATGGCGGACGAGGAATGGCAGCAGTTCGTCTGCATCGAGCCTGCGCGGGTGGACAAGAAAGCGCTGGCGGCCGGCGCCGAGTGGACCGGCCTTCACACCATTACTGCGATTCCTTGATCATGCGGCCGGCGGCGGCCTGCACGGGGCGCGCGTTCAGCGGATAGAGGCGGCTGAACAGCGCCAGCTGCGCAGGCGACGCCTGCACGGTTTCCTTCATCACCAGATACAGCACGCCCTCGGTGCAGGGCGGCTCGCTGAGCGAACCCATATAGGTGTAGTAGTCGCGCCGCTCCGGCAGCAGGTCGTTCGGATCGAGCACGATGGAGGGCGTGAAGGTGTCGCGCTTCTCCAGCGGCAGGTTGTTCCAGATGGTCTGCACCGCGGGCTGGGGACGGCCGCGCTCCAGCATCAGCGCCAGCACGGCGATCTTGCCTTCCACGTCCTTGTGCACGAGATGGATGCCCATCTCGTAGCTGCGGCCGTTCACGCGCTCTTCCGCCGGACGGTGGAAGTGCAGCTGCTGCAGCTCGAACATGCGTCCCGCCACATTCAGGTAATTGCCGCCGCCGACCTGCACCTGCACGGTGTGGCCGTTGTCCGTGACGCTGAAGGCGGAAGGACGGTAGTCGAAGGCGATCTGCTCCAGGTCGACCTTGATGCCGTCGCGGATATCGATGGGGGACTGGCGCGTGCCGCCATTGCACTTGGCCCAGTCGGAATTGATCTTGCTCCAGTTGGCCGGGCCGAACTCGCCCTCGTAGGTCCAGTAGGTGCCCGTCGCGCGCGGCGGCGGCGCCGAGGCGGCGGCCAGGCGGGCCTTGGCTTCGCGCGCCTCGCGTTCCTTCTTGGCCTTGGCGGCAGCGGCAATGCGGGCCGCCTGGTTGGCGCGCATCTCGGCCAGGCGCTCGGCGATCTTGGCGGAGAGCTCAGCCTCCGCCTGCTCTTCCTGCTGGCGCGGAGTGAGCTTGCGGGCGGGCTTGACCACGGGCTTGATGGCCGGCAGCGCCGGTGCGCTGGCGGCCGGCGCGGACGCCGCCGCCGAGGCGGCGCTGGCTGCGCCCGCACCCTTGGCCGCGGAGGCCGGGGCGTCTTTGGCGCTCGCAGTCCCGACGAGGAGACAGCTGGCAGTCAGGGCGATGAGGGTACGCATGGCAATCCGGAAAGAGAAGAAGCATTATTCCGGTTAACGGATGCGCTGGGGAAAAACTTGAGCCTTTCAGCGCCCCAGAACTTTGCGGCCGATCTTCCAGGCCGCGCCCAATGCCATAGGGACAACGGCGACGCCGACGCCGAACAGCACGATGGCCGTCAGGTGGTCGCGCACCATGGGAATATTGCCGAAGAAGTAGCCCGCCACGGTGAGCGACACCACCCACAGCAGGGCGCCCGTCACGTTATAGAGCTGGAAACGCACCAGTGTCATGTCGGACACGCCCGCCACAAAGGGAGCGAAGGTGCGCACCACGGGCACGAAGCGGGCCAGGATGATGGTCTTGCCGCCGTGCTTTTCGAAGAAGTTATGGGTGCGCTGCAGCGCATCCTTGTTGATCCAGCGGTAATCGTGGGTAAACATGCGTTGCCCGATGGCCTCGCCTATCCAGTAATTGGTGGTATTGCCGAGAATGGCCGCCGTGACCAGGAGGAAGATCAGCAGGCCGAGATGCAGTTCACCCGTCGCGCAGAAGGCGCCCGCAATGAAGAGCAAGGTATCGCCGGGGAAGAAGAACAGCACGACCAGACCCGTCTCGGCGAAGATGATGAAAAACAATACCGCGTAGATCAGGGTGCCGTACTGCGCAATCAGCTGGCCCAGCGCCTTGTCGACGTGAACCAGCATGTCCAGCAATTGAACGAAATCCATAAATATCCCAAAAGGTTGCGGCGGGAATCATACACCAGCGGGCAGGCGGGGGCGGGAGTTTCCAAACCGTTCACGTTCCAGTTTACAATTCTTCGACTTTGCCCAGCAAGCGGCCCACCCTCGAAGGAGATTCCTGGATGCAAGTTTTGAAAGCCCTGCCCGCCGCGCTCGCGCTGCTCGCCCTGCCCCTGTCTGCCGCCGAATTGCCGCCCAAGCCCTCGGTTGGCGACGTGATCAAGGCTTCCAAGCCTTCCGAATGGCGCCCGCTGGACGCCGAAAACACCCTTTACATGGAAGTGCCGGGCGGACGCATCGTTATCGAACTCTCCCCCGTTTTCGCCCCCAACCATGTGGCGAATATCAAAACCATGGCTCGGGAGAACTATTTCGACGGCCTGGCCATCCTGCGCTCCCAGGACAATTTCGTGGCCCAGTGGGGCGACCCGAACGAGGACAAGCCGAAACCGCTGAAAACGGCCAAGGAGAAGCTGGAAGGCGAATTCACCGTTCCCCTGAAGAACGACAGGCAGTTCACCCGCCTGCCGGACAAGGACGGCTACGCGCCCCAGGTCGGCCATTCGAACGGCTTCCCCTCCGCGCGCGACCCGAAGAGCGGCCAAGCCTGGCTCACCCACTGCTACGGCATGGTGGGCGTGGGACGCGGCAACGAGTCCGACAGCGGCAACGGCGGCGCCCTGTACGCCGTGATCGGCAATGCCCCGCGCCAGCTGGACCGCAATATCACCGTCGTCGGCCGCGTGGTCGAAGGCATGCCCCTGCTCTCCACCCTGCCGCGCGGCCCGGCCCCCATGGGCTTCTACGACAAGCCGGAGAAAATGGTGGCCATCAAGTCCGTGCGGGTGGCGGCGGATGTGCCAGAGGCCGAGCGCAGCAAGCTGGAAGTGATGCGCACCGACTCGGCCAGCTTCAAGGCCATTGCCGAAGCCCAGCGCAACCGCGGCGGTCCCTGGACCAAGGTGGCCGCAGGCCATGTGGATCTTTGCAACGTGACCATCCCGGTTCGCGAGCAAGGCAAATAGCCAAGTTATAATCACGCCCCATGAACGCCCCGACCCCGCCGCGCCCGATCCGCGCCCTGCCCGACCAGCTGATTTCGCAGATTGCCGCGGGCGAGGTCGTTGAACGCCCCTCCGCCGTCGTCAAGGAACTGCTGGAAAACGCGCTCGATGCGGGTTCCACCCAGATCACCGTGCGGCTGGAGGAAGGCGGCGTCAAACGCATCTGCATCACCGACAACGGCCGGGGCATCCCGCCGGACCAGATGCCCCTCGCCCTGGCGCGCCACGCCACCTCCAAGATCGCCTCGCTGGACGACCTGGAGAACGTGGGCACCCTCGGCTTCCGGGGCGAGGCGCTGGCCTCCATCGCCTCCGTTGCCGCCGTCACCCTGACCTCTCGCACCGCCGACGCGGCCCACGCCTGGGAAATCGAAGGCTCGCACCTTGGCACCGTGGTGCCCTCCTCCGGTTCGCAGGGCACCACGGTCGATGTGCGCGACCTGTATTTCAATACGCCCGCGCGCCGCAAGTTCCTGAAATCCGAGCAGACGGAATTCGGACACTGCGCCGAAGTCGTGCGCCGCATTGCGCTGGCGCGGCCGGACGTCGCCTTCACCCTCTCGCACAACGGCCGCACCGTGGACCACTGGATGGTGAGCGACATGGCCAAGCGCAGCGCCCAGATCCTGGGCGAGACCTTCGCCGAAGCGCGCCTGGCCATCGACGAAGGCTCGGGCGTGCTGCGCCTGCACGGCTTCGCGGGCCTGCCTACCGCATCCAAGGCGCGCGCCGACTGCCAGTACTTCTACGTCAACGGCCGCTTCGTGCGCGACAAGCTGCTGGTGCACGCCGTACGCGCCGCCTATGAAGACGTGCTGCACGGCGACCGCTTCCCCTCCTACGTGCTGGCGCTCGATCTCGACCCGGCCCTGGTGGACGTGAACGTGCACCCCTCCAAGATCGAAGTGCGCTTCCGCGACAGCCGCGCGGTGCACCAGTTCGTGTTCCATGCTGTGCAGCGCGCACTGGCGCAGACCTCGGCCACCGCCCACGGCAGCGTGCCCTCGCCCCTGCCCGCGGCGGATACGCTCGGCGGCGGCCCCGTATGGCGTCCGCAGGAGCAGACCTCCTTCGGCTCCATCCTGAAGCCGGACTACACGCCCACCTTCTCGCCATCGCCCTTCGCGCGCAATGGCAGCGGCGCCGGCGTGGCCCAGAGCACGGAGCGCTACGGCGCCCTGTTCGCCGCGCAGCCGGACGGCGAAGCCGCGCCGCGCCGCGAATACGCCATGCCGGAGGCGGCGCCCTATGTGGCTTCCTCCTCCGCCATGTCGCAGGACGAATTCCCGCTCGGCTTCGCGCTGGCCCAGCTGCACGGCATCTATATCCTTGCCCAGAACAGCAAGGGCCTGGTGCTGGTGGACATGCATGCCGCGCACGAACGCATCCTGTACGAGCAGCTGAAGAACGCGCTCGACGCGCAGATCGCGGGCACGGACATGCAGGTGCAGTCCCTGCTGATTCCCGTCACCTTCTATGCCGATGCGGTGGAAGTGGGCACCGTGCAGGAACACGGGGAAACGCTCACCACGCTCGGCTTCGATATCGCGGTGCTCTCGCCGACCACGCTGGCCGTGCGCTCCGTTCCCGCCCTGCTGAAGAACGCCGACGCCCAGACCCTGGCGCGCGACGTGCTGCGCGATGTGCGCGAATACGGCGGCTCGCGCATCCTGATCGAACGGCGTAACGAGCTGCTTGGCACGCTGGCCTGCCACACGGCGGTGCGCGCCAACCGCATCCTCACCCAGCCCGAAATGAACGCCCTGCTGCGCCAGATGGAAGACACCGAGCGTGCCGACCAGTGCAATCACGGACGCCCGACCTGGGTGCAGGTGGAGATCAGCGCGCTGGACAAGCTTTTCCTGCGCGGCCAGTAAATCCTTATGAAGCAGTCATCGCGTCCGCTGGCGGTCGCCATCATGGGGCCGACCGCCTCCGGCAAGACGGCAGCGGCGCTGGCAATTGCCGAACGCATTCCCGCCGAGATCATCTCCGTCGATTCCGCCCTGGTCTACCGGGGTATGGATATCGGCACGGCCAAGCCCACGCGCGAGGAACTGGCGGCCGTGCCGCACCACCTCATCGACATCATCGACCCGCTCGAGAGCTATTCGGTGGCGCAGTTCCGCGATGCCACCCTGCGCCTGGTGGACGAAATCGTCGCGCGCGGGAAGCTGCCGCTGCTGGTCGGCGGCACCATGCTGTACTACAAAGGCCTGCAGGACGGGCTGGACGACCTGCCGGGCGCCGATCCCGCACTGCGCGTGGCGCTGGAACAGGAGGCGGCGCAGCGGGGCTGGCCCGCGCTGCACGCAAGGCTGGCGCAGCTCGACCCCGCCACGGCGGCGCGCCTGAAGCCCAACGACGCGCAGCGCATCCAGCGCGCGCTGGAAATCATTGAACTGAGCGGGCGGCCCATGTCCGAACTGCTGGCGAAGCGCGAGAAGAGCGAGCTGCCCTTCGAGCTGCTGTCGCTCGCGCTGGAGCCTTCGGACCGCGCCGTGCTGCACGAGCGCATCGCGCGCCGCTTCGACATCATGCTGGAGAACGATGCGCTGATCCGCGAAGTGGAAGGCCTGCGGGCGCGCGGCGACCTCGATCCCGGCCTGCCTTCGATGCGCTGCGTGGGCTACCGCCAGGTGTGGGAATACCTGGACGGGAAGATCGACTACGCGCAGATGCGCGAAACGGGCATCATCGCCACGCGCCAGCTGGCCAAGCGCCAGCTCACCTGGCTGCGCGCCATGCCCGAGCGGACGGTCATTGACTGCCTGGCGCCCGATGCCACGGCGCAGATCCTGGACCAGTGCATGCAAAAACTTCAATAAGCACCAGAAAAGTTCAAAAAATGTCGTTGCGCTTTCTTGACAAGGTCCGGATCAGCGACGATAATAATGCCTCTCGCGGTGATATAGCTCAGTTGGTTAGAGCATAGCATTCATAATGCTAGGGTCGGTGGTTCAAGTCCACCTATCACCACCAAGAATTCGGAAGCCGTTGATTCAGCTGAATCAACGGCTTTTTTGTTATGGCGCCGGCGCTGCGCTGTACTTCCTCCCTGCCCCCTCCCCATCACGAGAAACAACGCGAGTCCTGCGCAAGATGCCAGTTCGCGACATCGTTGTTTACTAAACAGACTAAAAACAGACCCTTTCCTCATCCTTAATTGACTCTGTCAAAAGGGCACTGTTATAAAAGAACCCAGCAGGAACGCGCCAAGCAAGGCGGCACGCATTCCGCGAAACGCAGCCATAGGCGTTTATTAAAACCGATAACGGAGACTCTGCATGCAATTGAATTCCATGCATGGCACACCTGGCAGCCAGCTGTATTCCAAGGGGGCGCAGGCATGAGCCAGGCGACCCTGCGCGGTATCGCGAATGCGACCGGACTGTCGATCGGCACCGTGTCGCGCGCGCTGAAGAATCAGGTTGGCATGACCGAGGAAACGCGCGCCAAGGTGCGCGACGCCGCTCTCCGGCTGGGCTATGACTTCTCGCAGTTGAAGAAGGGCCGGATCCGGCGCATCGCCTTCCTGCTGCACAGCCAGCACAACACCCTCTCCTCCAGTCCCTTTTTCTCGCCCGTGCTGCAAGGGGCGGAAGAAGCCTGCCGGCACCAGGGCATTGCCCTCTCCTTCATTGCCGTCAGCGCCGCAGATCCAGTGCTGGCCCAAATCCGTTTGCATCAGCCTGACGCAATCGTTTGCGCCGGTTTCGTCGAACCGGAGGTCCTGGCCGCGCTGCAGCAGTTCGGCCGCCCGATCGTGCTCGTGGACATGCACCAGCGCGGCTTCACCTCGGTCAACCCGGACAATATGCGCGGCGGCTACCTGGCCACCCAGCACCTGCTGCGCAGCGGCCGGCGGCGCATCGCCATGCTGTCCGGATCGCTGGCCCATTACAGTATCCAGCAGCGCAACCGGGGCTTCCGGCAGGCCTTGTTCGATGCCAAGGTTTACGCCGACCCTGACCTGGAAGTGTGCGTGTCCGCCATGGGCGAGGGCGATGCCGGTGTGGCCGAAGCGATGCGCAGCCTGCTCAGCCTGCCAGAGCCCGCCGATGCCGTGTTCTGCTACAACGACAGCGCCGCACTGGCCGCCCTCAAGTACTGCCGGAACGCCGGCGTGAAGGTGCCGCAGGATCTTGCCGTTGTCGGCTTCGATGACATCGCCGCCGCCGCCGCGGCCATCCCCCCGCTGAGCACCGTTCGCGTAGGGAAGGAGGCGCTGGGCCGCGCTGGCGTCGAGCTGCTCCTGAACCCGCCGGAAGAGAATCCGTCCCACATCACCGCCCCCGTCGAGCTCATCGTCCGCGCCAGCAGCGGCGAACACTGAAGACGGCTCCAAAACGAAAACCGTATGCGCAAACTCCCGAACTTCCGTAGTCCCTCCGTCCTGCTCGACCATGCGCGGCACACCATGTGCTTCTACCATCCGCGCGCGATCGATCCGTCCGGCGGCCTCTATCACTACTTCATGGACGACGGCACCGTCTACGACACCCGCCACCGCCACCTGGTCAGCAGCACACGGTTCGTCTTCACCTACGCCATGGCCTACCGCCATTTCAGCTATCCGGCCTACCGCGAAGGAACCGCCCATGCGCTGCGTTTCCTGCGCGACGTGCACCGCAACGCCGACGGCAGCGGCTACGCCTGGACACTGGAAGGGCATGAGGTGGCGGACGGCACGCAGCACGCCTACGGCCTGGCCTTCGTGCTGCTCGCCTATGCCCATGCCAGCATGGCAGGGCTGGACGAGGCCCGGCCATGGATCGGCGAGACCTTCGAGCTGATGGAAGCGCGTTTCTGGGATGCCCAGGCGGGCCTGTACGCGGACGAAGCGAGCCAGGACTGGAGCTTGCTGTCCCCCTACCGCGGCCAGAACGCCAATATGCACGCCTGCGAGGCCCTGCAGGCGGCCTACCAGGCGACCGGCGAACGGCGCTATCTGGAGCGCGCCTACACCGTCGCCAGCCACATCACCCAACGGCAGGCCGCGCGCTGCGGCGGCCTGGTCTGGGAGCACTACGACGCGCAATGGCAGCCCGACTGGAGCTTCAATATCGACGATCCGGAAAACCTGTTCCGTCCCTGGGGCTACCAGCCGGGCCACTTCACGGAATGGGCCAAGCTGCTGGTGCAGCTGGAAGCGCGCGCCCGGGGCGTGCTTGAGCATGACCTGGGCTGGCTGCTGCCGACCGCGGAACGGCTGTTCGCGGTGGCGGTGGACAAGGCCTGGGATGCCGAGTACGGCGGCCTGTGCTATTCGCTGGCGCCGGACCTGAGCGTGTGCGACGGCCACAAGTATTTCTGGGTGCAGGCCGAGAGCGCGGCCGCGGCCGCCCTGCTGGCGCAGCGCACGGGCAATGCGGCCTACTGGGACTGGTACCAGCGCCTGTGGGCATACAGCTGGACCCACTTCGTCGACCACGAGTACGGCGCCTGGTTCCGCATCCTGGACCGGGAGAACCGCAAGCTGAGCGAAGAGAAGAGCCCGGCCGGCAAGGTGGACTACCACACCATGGGCGCCTGCTACGACATCGTGGCCGCGCTGGAGCAGGCCGGCCATGCGTGACGCACCGGCGATGCTGTGCGCCGGCGAGGCGCTGACCGACCTGATCAACCAGGGCGGCGAACAGTGGGTCAGCCGCGTGGGCGGCTCGGGCTGGAACGTGGCGCGCGCCCTCGCCGTGCTGGGCGAGCCGGCCGCCTTCGCCGGCGCCATCAGCTGCGACCGCTTCGGCGACGCGCTGTGGGCCGCCAGCGAAGAGGTGGGCCTGGACCTGCGCCTGCTGCAGCGCGTACCGCATTCGCCGCTGCTGGCCGTGGTGGAACGCAGCGAACCCCCGAGCTATTTCTTCATCGGCGACGACAGCGCCGACCTGCACTTCGATCCCGCCGCGCTGCCCGACGGCTGGTCGCTGGCCTTGCGCTGGGCCCATTTCGGCGGCATCAGCCTGGTGCGCGAGCCGCTGGCCTCGAAGCTGGTCTCGCTGGCGCAGCAGCTGAAGGCGCAGGGCGTGCGGATCAGCTACGACCCGAACTACCGCAAGGTGATGGACGAGCGCCACGCGCCCACGCTGCAGCGCATGGCCACGCTGGCCGACGTGATCAAGGTCTCCGACGAGGACCTGCGCGGGCTGTTCCCCAGCCTCGGGCCGGAGGTGGCGCTGCAGCGGCTGCGCACCTTCAACCCCGCCGCCTGCTGCCTGCTGACGCGCGGCGGCCAGGGCGCCAGCCTCTTCCTCGGCTCGCAGTGCTGCGACGCGGCCGCGCCCAGGGTCGCCGTGGCCGACACGGTCGGCGCGGGCGACGCCAGCGTGGCCGGCCTGCTGCACAGCCTTGC encodes:
- a CDS encoding AGE family epimerase/isomerase, with the translated sequence MRKLPNFRSPSVLLDHARHTMCFYHPRAIDPSGGLYHYFMDDGTVYDTRHRHLVSSTRFVFTYAMAYRHFSYPAYREGTAHALRFLRDVHRNADGSGYAWTLEGHEVADGTQHAYGLAFVLLAYAHASMAGLDEARPWIGETFELMEARFWDAQAGLYADEASQDWSLLSPYRGQNANMHACEALQAAYQATGERRYLERAYTVASHITQRQAARCGGLVWEHYDAQWQPDWSFNIDDPENLFRPWGYQPGHFTEWAKLLVQLEARARGVLEHDLGWLLPTAERLFAVAVDKAWDAEYGGLCYSLAPDLSVCDGHKYFWVQAESAAAAALLAQRTGNAAYWDWYQRLWAYSWTHFVDHEYGAWFRILDRENRKLSEEKSPAGKVDYHTMGACYDIVAALEQAGHA
- a CDS encoding LacI family DNA-binding transcriptional regulator; amino-acid sequence: MSQATLRGIANATGLSIGTVSRALKNQVGMTEETRAKVRDAALRLGYDFSQLKKGRIRRIAFLLHSQHNTLSSSPFFSPVLQGAEEACRHQGIALSFIAVSAADPVLAQIRLHQPDAIVCAGFVEPEVLAALQQFGRPIVLVDMHQRGFTSVNPDNMRGGYLATQHLLRSGRRRIAMLSGSLAHYSIQQRNRGFRQALFDAKVYADPDLEVCVSAMGEGDAGVAEAMRSLLSLPEPADAVFCYNDSAALAALKYCRNAGVKVPQDLAVVGFDDIAAAAAAIPPLSTVRVGKEALGRAGVELLLNPPEENPSHITAPVELIVRASSGEH
- the miaA gene encoding tRNA (adenosine(37)-N6)-dimethylallyltransferase MiaA is translated as MKQSSRPLAVAIMGPTASGKTAAALAIAERIPAEIISVDSALVYRGMDIGTAKPTREELAAVPHHLIDIIDPLESYSVAQFRDATLRLVDEIVARGKLPLLVGGTMLYYKGLQDGLDDLPGADPALRVALEQEAAQRGWPALHARLAQLDPATAARLKPNDAQRIQRALEIIELSGRPMSELLAKREKSELPFELLSLALEPSDRAVLHERIARRFDIMLENDALIREVEGLRARGDLDPGLPSMRCVGYRQVWEYLDGKIDYAQMRETGIIATRQLAKRQLTWLRAMPERTVIDCLAPDATAQILDQCMQKLQ
- a CDS encoding peptidylprolyl isomerase; amino-acid sequence: MQVLKALPAALALLALPLSAAELPPKPSVGDVIKASKPSEWRPLDAENTLYMEVPGGRIVIELSPVFAPNHVANIKTMARENYFDGLAILRSQDNFVAQWGDPNEDKPKPLKTAKEKLEGEFTVPLKNDRQFTRLPDKDGYAPQVGHSNGFPSARDPKSGQAWLTHCYGMVGVGRGNESDSGNGGALYAVIGNAPRQLDRNITVVGRVVEGMPLLSTLPRGPAPMGFYDKPEKMVAIKSVRVAADVPEAERSKLEVMRTDSASFKAIAEAQRNRGGPWTKVAAGHVDLCNVTIPVREQGK
- the mutL gene encoding DNA mismatch repair endonuclease MutL; this encodes MNAPTPPRPIRALPDQLISQIAAGEVVERPSAVVKELLENALDAGSTQITVRLEEGGVKRICITDNGRGIPPDQMPLALARHATSKIASLDDLENVGTLGFRGEALASIASVAAVTLTSRTADAAHAWEIEGSHLGTVVPSSGSQGTTVDVRDLYFNTPARRKFLKSEQTEFGHCAEVVRRIALARPDVAFTLSHNGRTVDHWMVSDMAKRSAQILGETFAEARLAIDEGSGVLRLHGFAGLPTASKARADCQYFYVNGRFVRDKLLVHAVRAAYEDVLHGDRFPSYVLALDLDPALVDVNVHPSKIEVRFRDSRAVHQFVFHAVQRALAQTSATAHGSVPSPLPAADTLGGGPVWRPQEQTSFGSILKPDYTPTFSPSPFARNGSGAGVAQSTERYGALFAAQPDGEAAPRREYAMPEAAPYVASSSAMSQDEFPLGFALAQLHGIYILAQNSKGLVLVDMHAAHERILYEQLKNALDAQIAGTDMQVQSLLIPVTFYADAVEVGTVQEHGETLTTLGFDIAVLSPTTLAVRSVPALLKNADAQTLARDVLRDVREYGGSRILIERRNELLGTLACHTAVRANRILTQPEMNALLRQMEDTERADQCNHGRPTWVQVEISALDKLFLRGQ
- a CDS encoding carbohydrate kinase family protein, encoding MRDAPAMLCAGEALTDLINQGGEQWVSRVGGSGWNVARALAVLGEPAAFAGAISCDRFGDALWAASEEVGLDLRLLQRVPHSPLLAVVERSEPPSYFFIGDDSADLHFDPAALPDGWSLALRWAHFGGISLVREPLASKLVSLAQQLKAQGVRISYDPNYRKVMDERHAPTLQRMATLADVIKVSDEDLRGLFPSLGPEVALQRLRTFNPAACCLLTRGGQGASLFLGSQCCDAAAPRVAVADTVGAGDASVAGLLHSLARHPGRSLQAHLHAALAAGSAACLQAGATPPRPADMQRLFDELEAGLA